A window of the bacterium genome harbors these coding sequences:
- a CDS encoding GGDEF domain-containing protein, translating into MPDAHSLGDALVADAGGIAAAWVDRMLAADGSGFTHRPRDEVRRTCEVYITDLGHYLLHRDERALRIGVAKEAARRCRIRFPLGDLVTGYRVLQDLLWERVGREGTSESAGPALWDLGGAIAVSIEETVKEYQRLLAQQIAAHQQEMDELSRQIQQSASLDDLTGLFTVRVLNEYLPREVQRARRYQHLLSLVIFDVDDFSRLVDQSGTFEGDRVLKELAEVVPGRVREVDIMCRLDVDEFAVILPETPIAQAVMVAQRIRAAAEAHGFFAAELRASGPVRISAGVAGFPDDAATAEELVEHARRACQHAKDLGKNHVAVYAESRT; encoded by the coding sequence TTGCCGGACGCGCACTCGCTGGGCGATGCGCTGGTCGCCGACGCGGGGGGGATCGCCGCTGCTTGGGTCGACCGGATGCTCGCGGCCGACGGCTCCGGATTCACCCACCGGCCGCGCGATGAAGTTCGGCGCACGTGCGAAGTCTACATCACCGACCTCGGCCACTATCTCCTCCACCGCGACGAGCGGGCCCTGCGGATTGGCGTGGCGAAGGAGGCGGCCAGGCGGTGCCGCATCCGGTTCCCGCTGGGGGACCTGGTGACCGGCTACCGGGTGCTGCAGGATCTGCTCTGGGAACGGGTGGGACGGGAGGGGACGAGTGAGTCCGCGGGACCGGCGCTGTGGGATCTTGGCGGGGCCATTGCCGTGAGCATCGAAGAGACGGTCAAGGAGTACCAGCGGCTGCTGGCGCAGCAGATCGCCGCGCACCAGCAGGAGATGGACGAGCTGAGCCGGCAGATCCAGCAGTCGGCGAGCCTCGACGACCTCACCGGGTTATTCACGGTGCGGGTCTTGAACGAATACCTGCCGCGGGAAGTGCAGCGGGCGCGCCGGTACCAGCATCTGTTGTCGCTGGTGATCTTCGACGTCGACGACTTTTCGCGGTTGGTCGACCAGAGTGGGACGTTCGAGGGCGATCGCGTGCTCAAAGAGCTCGCCGAGGTTGTGCCGGGACGCGTTCGCGAGGTCGACATCATGTGCCGTCTGGACGTCGACGAGTTCGCGGTGATCCTTCCGGAGACGCCGATCGCGCAGGCCGTCATGGTCGCCCAGCGAATCCGGGCGGCCGCCGAGGCGCACGGGTTTTTCGCCGCGGAACTCCGAGCGTCTGGCCCGGTCCGGATCTCCGCCGGCGTGGCGGGTTTTCCCGACGATGCTGCCACCGCGGAGGAACTTGTCGAGCACGCCCGCCGCGCCTGTCAGCACGCGAAGGACCTGGGCAAGAACCACGTCGCGGTGTACGCGGAGTCGCGGACCTAA
- a CDS encoding prepilin peptidase, which translates to MDGVAFVLGLIGGSFANVCIYRLPRQESVVWPGSHCPQCQAPIQWYDNIPLLSFVLLRGRCRRCGAPISWRYPLVELLTGVLFLVSVATFGASLRAVQSMVLGTLLLIVFFVDLDHFIIPNRITYPGIVVGLVFAAVSGGGVDVRHAAVAAVTAIALGGGFILVNLLSIPLLKQEGMGMGDAKLAAMIGAFLGWPIGGVAILLGVFIGGALGVFLLALRIKGRREQIPFGPALAAGAITAMWWGPGLLNWYLSRLVG; encoded by the coding sequence ATGGACGGTGTCGCGTTCGTCCTGGGGCTCATTGGCGGCAGCTTTGCCAACGTCTGTATCTATCGACTCCCACGACAGGAGTCGGTCGTCTGGCCGGGGTCGCACTGCCCGCAGTGCCAGGCGCCGATCCAGTGGTACGATAACATCCCGCTGCTCAGCTTTGTCCTGCTCCGGGGGCGCTGCCGCCGGTGCGGTGCCCCGATCAGCTGGCGCTACCCGCTCGTCGAACTTCTCACGGGGGTGCTGTTTCTCGTGAGCGTGGCGACGTTCGGGGCCAGCTTGCGGGCGGTCCAGAGCATGGTCTTGGGCACCCTGCTCCTCATCGTGTTCTTTGTTGATCTCGACCACTTCATCATCCCCAACCGGATCACCTACCCGGGCATCGTCGTCGGGCTCGTGTTCGCCGCCGTGTCCGGCGGGGGGGTGGACGTGCGGCACGCGGCCGTCGCCGCGGTGACCGCGATCGCGCTCGGAGGCGGGTTTATCCTCGTGAACCTCTTGAGCATCCCCCTCCTCAAGCAAGAAGGGATGGGAATGGGGGACGCGAAACTGGCGGCAATGATCGGCGCCTTTCTGGGGTGGCCGATCGGCGGGGTGGCGATCCTGCTGGGGGTGTTCATCGGCGGGGCGCTGGGCGTGTTCCTGCTGGCCCTGCGGATCAAGGGGCGCCGGGAGCAAATTCCGTTCGGCCCGGCGCTGGCCGCCGGTGCGATCACCGCGATGTGGTGGGGCCCGGGTCTACTGAATTGGTACTTGAGCAGGCTGGTGGGCTGA
- a CDS encoding tetratricopeptide repeat protein → MRIALAVLSLVALMVGGVSAAVPPYDPANIYPTEGDFVRSVAVYQRALAANPQDSDAYYWLGFAYWEGSIRSRNGLVPYGGGYLDRAIDALEHAVSLDDKNLAAWELLAQAYPTRGSAPSGASPQGQLSDDDKGDRAAQKVVDLSEDRAVAYKGSPRPGAHNGEIAVIYPSLPTRQKYNPADFYVIVDQDSKLVYQFPCSSLPKIAHPALFLTKWEAFARGYKPATVCTPP, encoded by the coding sequence ATGCGGATCGCGCTGGCTGTCCTAAGCCTGGTGGCACTCATGGTCGGGGGCGTTTCTGCGGCCGTGCCGCCGTACGACCCTGCAAATATCTACCCCACCGAGGGCGATTTCGTGCGGTCGGTTGCCGTCTATCAGCGGGCCCTCGCCGCCAATCCTCAGGATTCGGACGCCTACTACTGGCTCGGGTTCGCCTACTGGGAGGGCTCGATCCGATCCCGGAACGGCCTCGTGCCGTACGGCGGTGGGTACCTCGACCGGGCCATCGACGCGCTTGAGCACGCCGTGAGCCTCGACGACAAGAACCTGGCGGCCTGGGAACTGCTGGCGCAGGCGTATCCGACCCGGGGGTCGGCGCCGAGCGGCGCCTCGCCCCAGGGCCAGTTGAGCGACGACGACAAGGGGGATCGGGCCGCCCAGAAGGTGGTCGACCTGAGCGAGGACCGCGCCGTGGCCTACAAGGGATCGCCCCGTCCCGGCGCCCACAATGGTGAGATCGCGGTGATCTATCCATCGCTGCCCACCCGGCAGAAGTACAATCCGGCCGACTTCTACGTGATTGTCGACCAGGACTCGAAGCTCGTGTATCAATTCCCCTGCTCGTCGCTTCCGAAGATCGCGCACCCGGCGCTGTTTTTGACCAAGTGGGAGGCGTTTGCCAGGGGGTATAAGCCGGCCACCGTCTGCACGCCTCCGTGA
- a CDS encoding secretin N-terminal domain-containing protein, whose protein sequence is MRSIALGVMLLFVFATWPVAQAQAAPVKVTGINLKELATQVQMAIVATGPVRFQVRDLNPNWIVVDIPGTSLGMPAGDLPIARGPVTKVRVGEYTTDTVRVVVELSQPVRFHVTTSPGNMAVLVVIPTQAGQPIPERAESAQLPLPPTAPSKTSQPTPTPAMNAGPSSSKTINLELRNADIADVLSALAKLANVNIVTDTDVTGKITVRLIGVTFDEAMHLILDPNGLGYAMVGNNIVVAKKEKLARPVLRQYEVSNMLASQFAGSYLPITGINKAQIVVDDNTNSLFVVGTAEDQAKVSDLLARVDLPAERAVTRVIRLSYLDPASFVDLMGARLPASVTGTTKIDKASNSIVLTASAAQMQIIDGLLGQVDTAIPQVLIESMVVEVPTEETKNLGVAWQTSTPFTITSTGGQYPCCPNATITSPAILATLNTLIQENKSKLLANPRLAVRDGETAKMNIGDKIPFQVVNAQGVPSVVIIEAGVQLEITPRINADGYVTVKMHPEVSSIVTAPAPNVPPTIATREADTELTVKDGTPIVLAGLIQKNEVQNTVKVPLLGDIPLIGWLFKSVSTDKTDNEVIFVITPHILQKIG, encoded by the coding sequence ATGCGATCCATCGCGCTCGGAGTGATGCTGCTGTTTGTCTTCGCGACTTGGCCGGTTGCTCAGGCGCAGGCTGCCCCCGTGAAGGTGACCGGGATCAACCTGAAGGAGCTCGCGACCCAGGTGCAGATGGCGATTGTCGCCACCGGCCCGGTGCGGTTCCAGGTGCGCGACCTCAACCCGAACTGGATCGTCGTGGACATTCCCGGGACAAGTCTGGGGATGCCGGCCGGCGACCTGCCGATCGCGCGCGGGCCGGTGACGAAGGTGAGGGTGGGGGAGTACACGACCGATACCGTTCGGGTGGTTGTGGAGTTGTCCCAGCCGGTGAGATTCCACGTCACCACCTCCCCTGGTAACATGGCGGTCCTCGTCGTCATCCCCACCCAGGCCGGACAGCCGATCCCTGAACGGGCCGAGTCGGCGCAGCTGCCGCTTCCGCCTACCGCCCCATCGAAGACGTCGCAGCCCACACCCACACCGGCGATGAACGCCGGGCCCTCGTCCAGCAAGACCATCAACCTGGAGCTGCGGAACGCGGACATCGCCGACGTGTTGTCTGCCCTGGCCAAGCTCGCGAATGTCAACATCGTCACCGACACCGATGTCACCGGGAAGATCACCGTCCGGTTGATCGGCGTGACGTTTGACGAGGCCATGCACCTGATCCTCGACCCCAATGGCTTGGGGTATGCGATGGTCGGGAACAACATCGTCGTGGCGAAGAAGGAGAAGCTGGCCCGGCCGGTTCTGCGCCAGTACGAGGTGAGCAACATGCTGGCGTCGCAGTTTGCCGGCAGCTACCTGCCTATCACCGGGATCAACAAGGCCCAGATCGTCGTGGACGACAACACCAACTCACTGTTCGTCGTCGGGACGGCCGAAGACCAGGCAAAGGTGTCCGATCTGCTCGCACGCGTGGATCTTCCCGCCGAACGGGCCGTGACGCGGGTGATCCGCTTGAGCTATCTCGACCCCGCCTCCTTCGTGGATTTGATGGGCGCGCGGCTGCCCGCGAGCGTGACCGGGACCACAAAGATCGACAAGGCGAGTAACTCCATCGTCCTCACCGCATCGGCGGCGCAGATGCAGATCATCGACGGCCTGCTCGGCCAGGTCGACACCGCGATTCCGCAGGTCTTGATCGAGTCGATGGTCGTCGAAGTGCCGACGGAGGAGACGAAGAACCTCGGGGTGGCGTGGCAGACCTCGACGCCGTTCACCATCACCAGCACGGGGGGTCAATACCCGTGCTGCCCGAATGCGACGATCACCTCGCCGGCGATCCTGGCGACGCTCAATACCTTGATCCAGGAGAACAAGTCGAAGCTCCTCGCCAATCCCCGGCTCGCGGTCCGCGACGGGGAAACCGCGAAGATGAACATCGGCGACAAGATCCCGTTCCAGGTCGTCAACGCCCAAGGGGTCCCGTCGGTCGTGATCATCGAGGCCGGCGTCCAGTTGGAGATCACGCCGCGGATCAACGCCGACGGCTACGTGACCGTTAAGATGCACCCCGAGGTGAGCAGCATCGTGACCGCGCCGGCGCCGAACGTCCCGCCGACGATCGCCACCCGCGAGGCGGATACGGAGCTCACGGTGAAGGACGGGACGCCGATCGTGCTCGCCGGGCTCATCCAAAAGAACGAGGTTCAGAACACCGTAAAGGTGCCGCTCCTCGGCGATATCCCCCTGATCGGCTGGCTGTTCAAGAGCGTGTCCACGGATAAGACCGACAACGAGGTGATCTTCGTGATCACCCCGCACATCCTCCAAAAGATCGGGTAG
- the pilO gene encoding type 4a pilus biogenesis protein PilO, translating to MRRLEPREKAILVFLGALVVALGFYYYIYTPKMKQINLLSQQLKTQQTELARLQAEAAQKDELERQVAALQKDVQSSEAKLPSAREIPVLLVQLEGLASQVGADLTLIKPGPLQAPQQTPGQPPKPGAPAAAAAGGPSYQTFSLELTADGTFDQIQSFLHGIETFPRFISMTDIRMSPNGQAGTNPPKLTLALQATTYVVPESGAGR from the coding sequence ATGAGACGGCTCGAGCCGCGTGAGAAGGCGATCCTGGTGTTCCTGGGCGCGCTGGTAGTGGCGCTTGGCTTCTATTATTACATCTACACACCCAAGATGAAGCAAATCAACCTGCTCTCCCAGCAACTGAAGACCCAGCAGACCGAGTTGGCCCGCCTGCAGGCCGAAGCGGCGCAAAAGGACGAGTTGGAGCGACAGGTCGCGGCGCTGCAGAAAGATGTGCAATCGAGCGAAGCGAAGCTTCCCTCGGCTCGCGAGATCCCCGTGCTGCTGGTGCAGCTGGAGGGTCTCGCCTCTCAGGTCGGCGCGGACCTGACGCTGATCAAGCCGGGCCCCCTGCAGGCCCCCCAGCAGACGCCGGGCCAGCCCCCCAAACCGGGCGCTCCCGCGGCGGCGGCGGCCGGAGGTCCCAGCTATCAGACCTTCAGCTTGGAGCTCACCGCCGACGGCACGTTTGATCAGATCCAAAGCTTCTTGCACGGGATCGAGACGTTCCCGCGCTTCATCTCCATGACCGATATCCGGATGAGCCCAAACGGACAGGCCGGGACGAATCCTCCGAAGCTCACCCTGGCACTTCAGGCGACGACGTACGTGGTGCCGGAAAGCGGGGCGGGTCGATGA
- a CDS encoding PilN domain-containing protein yields MITINLLAPGKRRPVGPTPGTILGIAGAALLVVILIAISLFLGSRVASLQRQVAEVTQQIEALRPVALEVEQLRATVRQLQARQAVIQALLANQLPATDSLTAIRTVIPQDVWLVNLTTSGGKAVLFDGYTFSYKGVARFMVALKDSNRFRNIDLTSTQKDKIGAREVVKFQVTGELAPTHSARATPSEVPEGEAPSRVTAQKSGDPQ; encoded by the coding sequence ATGATCACGATCAACCTCCTCGCACCGGGAAAACGGCGGCCGGTCGGCCCCACGCCCGGGACGATATTGGGGATCGCGGGGGCGGCGCTGCTTGTCGTCATCCTCATCGCGATCTCGCTCTTTTTGGGGAGCCGGGTGGCCTCCTTGCAGCGTCAAGTGGCCGAGGTTACCCAGCAGATCGAGGCCCTTCGGCCGGTCGCCCTCGAGGTGGAGCAGCTCCGGGCGACGGTGCGCCAGTTGCAGGCCCGCCAGGCCGTCATCCAGGCGCTCTTGGCCAACCAACTGCCCGCGACCGATTCGTTGACGGCGATCCGGACCGTGATTCCTCAGGACGTCTGGCTCGTCAACCTCACGACGTCGGGGGGTAAGGCGGTCCTCTTCGACGGGTACACGTTCTCCTACAAGGGCGTCGCCCGGTTCATGGTCGCGCTGAAGGACTCAAACCGGTTTCGCAACATCGATCTCACCTCAACGCAGAAGGACAAAATCGGGGCACGGGAAGTGGTCAAGTTCCAGGTGACCGGAGAGCTGGCGCCGACGCACTCGGCACGCGCCACCCCTTCGGAGGTTCCGGAGGGGGAGGCCCCCTCTCGCGTCACCGCCCAGAAGAGTGGTGATCCTCAATGA
- the pilM gene encoding type IV pilus assembly protein PilM, with protein MGLFGSRVSIGLDLGSHTLKAVEVVPSGGGFKVTHLAAAPTPAGAVADGAAASADVLGAAIRNLMIAAGIKGTRVVTALGGEAVIVRELKLPEMPPAELEQAVAYEAERYLPYGVREVSRDFQVLGKAVEEGQVEILLVAARKEVVSRQLAALQTIGLSAGVLDVAPFSMLRSVGRRNGQAEGTIVYIDLGAESSDIIIMEGDRLRLARNISNGGNAVTKAIAEALSLEFPAAQTLKEEKAQLLLEGQQPDDPTLVQVHTAILPVINSIFTEVRRSLDYYQTRSRGQAVAKVVLTGGTAKLKNLGPFLSEELGLPVEIGNPFTTFRADAFPPEYLNDVGPTMAVAVGLALRGE; from the coding sequence ATGGGCTTGTTCGGTAGCCGGGTATCCATTGGCCTGGATCTCGGAAGCCACACCCTGAAGGCAGTCGAGGTGGTGCCCTCCGGTGGGGGATTTAAGGTCACTCACCTCGCTGCGGCCCCGACACCCGCCGGCGCCGTAGCTGACGGTGCGGCGGCGAGCGCCGACGTCCTGGGTGCGGCCATCCGCAACCTCATGATCGCCGCGGGGATCAAGGGGACTCGGGTCGTCACGGCGCTCGGCGGGGAAGCCGTGATCGTCCGCGAGTTGAAGCTTCCCGAGATGCCCCCGGCGGAACTGGAGCAGGCGGTCGCGTACGAAGCCGAGCGTTACCTCCCCTACGGTGTCCGTGAGGTCAGCCGGGACTTCCAGGTGCTGGGGAAGGCGGTGGAGGAAGGACAGGTGGAGATCCTTCTCGTCGCGGCGCGCAAGGAGGTCGTCAGCCGTCAACTAGCGGCCCTGCAGACGATCGGGCTGTCGGCGGGGGTCCTCGATGTCGCCCCGTTCTCCATGCTCCGCTCCGTCGGCCGGCGGAACGGTCAAGCGGAGGGGACGATCGTCTACATTGATCTAGGGGCGGAGAGCTCCGACATCATCATCATGGAAGGCGACCGCCTTCGCCTCGCGCGCAATATCTCCAACGGGGGCAACGCGGTGACCAAAGCGATCGCCGAAGCCCTGAGCCTCGAGTTCCCCGCAGCCCAGACCCTGAAAGAGGAGAAGGCGCAACTGCTGCTTGAGGGTCAACAGCCCGACGATCCGACCCTCGTGCAGGTCCACACCGCTATCCTGCCGGTGATCAACAGCATCTTCACCGAAGTCCGCCGGTCGCTCGACTACTACCAGACCCGATCCCGCGGGCAAGCGGTGGCCAAAGTGGTCCTGACGGGTGGGACCGCCAAGCTGAAGAACCTCGGGCCGTTCCTGAGCGAGGAGCTCGGGCTGCCGGTGGAGATCGGCAACCCCTTTACCACCTTCCGCGCGGACGCATTTCCGCCAGAATACCTGAACGACGTCGGCCCCACGATGGCCGTGGCGGTTGGCCTCGCGCTGAGAGGAGAGTAA
- a CDS encoding exopolysaccharide biosynthesis polyprenyl glycosylphosphotransferase, with the protein MSFLALVLCDLGALTIALGAAVGVRITILPVISKAFDRPTYSLPHYAALWWIPAAYLGALAYAGLYTRRDPYWEEVRRCLIGATVGTVLIFAVLSVAKISDDVSRPVVAMAWGLLLVTLPLSRGAVKEALFIAGPWRKRALLVGEGVMAETLLEGFRRNRTLGYDVVEVISDPALAAARAVAAGAREVILATPDLGRAEFLRLVEQLREVAENIMIVPDLAEVPVLGVEVLGLLEDRALLLRVPNNLLKPWNLAVKRAFDLAVASAVGLMLLPFIAAAALLLRLESRGPVFHVEPRVGRRHIPFACYKLRTMFVDADQRLSEFLAAHPDSADEWARFRKLRGYDPRVTRLGQILRRYSLDELPQLLNVVRGEMSLVGPRPYLPPEMTLLDHDSMCGVLPGMTGLWQVSGKNALDLRERARLDRWYVNNWSLWLDVIVLVKTVPVILGGR; encoded by the coding sequence GTGTCGTTCCTCGCGCTGGTGCTCTGCGACTTGGGCGCATTGACCATTGCCCTCGGGGCGGCCGTCGGGGTGCGAATCACGATCCTTCCCGTGATCTCCAAGGCGTTTGATCGGCCGACCTACTCGCTGCCCCATTACGCGGCCCTATGGTGGATTCCCGCCGCCTACCTCGGCGCGCTGGCCTACGCGGGGTTGTATACGCGTCGCGATCCGTATTGGGAGGAGGTTCGGCGCTGCCTCATCGGCGCGACGGTCGGCACGGTCCTCATCTTTGCCGTGCTCTCTGTCGCAAAGATCTCTGACGACGTCTCGCGTCCGGTCGTCGCCATGGCGTGGGGTCTCCTGCTCGTGACGTTGCCGCTCTCCCGAGGTGCCGTCAAGGAAGCCTTGTTCATCGCGGGCCCGTGGCGGAAGCGCGCCCTCCTCGTCGGGGAGGGCGTCATGGCTGAGACGCTTCTGGAGGGGTTTCGGCGCAATCGCACCCTCGGGTATGACGTCGTTGAGGTGATCTCGGACCCCGCCTTAGCGGCAGCCCGGGCTGTTGCCGCCGGCGCCCGCGAGGTTATTTTGGCGACGCCCGACCTGGGACGAGCCGAGTTCCTTCGCCTCGTGGAGCAATTGCGTGAGGTCGCCGAGAACATCATGATCGTCCCCGACCTCGCTGAGGTGCCCGTCCTCGGGGTAGAGGTTCTGGGGCTCCTGGAGGATCGCGCCCTGCTTCTCCGGGTCCCGAACAATCTCCTCAAGCCGTGGAACCTGGCCGTGAAGCGGGCCTTCGACTTGGCCGTGGCCTCCGCGGTCGGCCTGATGCTTCTTCCGTTCATCGCGGCGGCAGCGCTGCTGCTCCGGCTCGAAAGCCGGGGGCCGGTCTTCCACGTCGAACCGCGTGTTGGCCGGAGACACATTCCGTTCGCCTGCTACAAGCTGCGGACGATGTTCGTTGATGCCGATCAGCGCCTGAGCGAGTTCCTCGCCGCCCATCCGGACTCGGCCGACGAATGGGCACGCTTCCGCAAGCTGCGCGGCTACGATCCCAGGGTCACCCGCCTTGGGCAGATCCTCAGGCGATACTCTCTCGATGAACTCCCGCAGCTCCTTAACGTTGTGCGCGGGGAGATGAGCTTGGTCGGCCCTCGGCCGTACTTGCCTCCGGAGATGACGCTGCTCGACCACGACAGCATGTGCGGCGTGCTCCCCGGGATGACGGGGTTGTGGCAGGTGAGTGGCAAGAACGCATTGGACCTGCGCGAGCGCGCGCGCCTGGATCGCTGGTACGTAAACAACTGGTCCCTGTGGTTGGATGTTATTGTTCTCGTGAAGACCGTTCCGGTCATCTTGGGGGGGCGTTAG